The Bacteroidales bacterium sequence ATAATCAGAATGTTCAATAACATCCTTGAGTTCTTCGTTATAATAATATGCATTTCCTGATGCTAAGAATATAATTTTGTTATTTTCCTTTATAATATTTAATTTTTCGCTTTGGTCGGTTTCTATTTTAAACTGTTGCCCCGACATAACTTCCTTTCCTTTGATTTTTGTCAGAAACAAATCGTTTAATGAGCTGAGCCACACAATTGTATCATTAACTTTGAATACTTTTTGAAAGTTCTTGTTGTTGATAAAGGCTCCGGTAATTTTTTCGGCAGATATATTTTTGCCCGAATTGTATATTTTAAACAAACCTTTTGATGTTGCAGAGTAAAGAACTTTATCTTTAACACTTCCTGAAATATTATAAATGTATGCGTCAGCAATTAAAGTTTTTATTTCATTGTTCTGAATGAAAAATAATCCTGAGTTTGTTGATGCCAATAAACCTTTTGAGAAAGATTTAAGATGCTTGCATTTACTGTTAATACCTTCAACTTTTTTATATGAATATTTTACAGAGTGTAGTTCATATATTTTTTTGTATTCGGTAACAGCCTTATATATAGTTTTGTAAGATTCCTTTTCGGGCTTGTTATTATTTTTTGTTGAATGAGTATCGGTATTTTCTTCTGTATCTTCAAAGCTTTCATCGATATTTGACTCTTCCTCTTTATTTTTTTTCTTTCTTCTTTTCTTCCATCTGTTAAAAAAACCTTCCTCATCTGTTTCTGTATCATTTTCCTCGGGAGAGAAAGACGATTCTTCGGTTATAATATTTTCTGTAATGTAGTTGTTATTTGCAGTTTTTGTTTTGGATTTTATCCATTTCTTTGTTGCAACTTCAACTTCATCATAGTTTTTTATTTGTGATAAGCGGAAAAGTCCTTCTCCTGTTGCAACATACAATGTACTGTCAAAAACTTTAACATAATTTATTTTACCTTGCAAACCCGGGTAAAAGCTGTAGTTTGTAACAGGTATATCAAAAGCAACTCGGCTGATTCCGTAGTCATGTGACAGCCACAAGCCGTTTGTTCTGTCACTATAACTCGCATATATTTCATCATCGGGCAGGCCCGTTCTGTAATTTATTGTATGAGTTGTTTTTCCTGTATTTTTATCAATAAGTATTGCTCCGCCGTTAAGTGTTGTAACAACAATAATATCATTTGTATAACGGCTGCCTCCGGTAATTATACTTTCATTAATATAGTCATCGGAAGATGCTTTAAAAATTTTATATGTTTTCCCGTTGAATGTGTAAAGCTTGTTATTTTCAAGTCCGAGTATTATTGATTCTTTATCGGGGATGTTAAAGATGATTTTGTAATTTGAAAATAATGTGTCATTAGTAATAAGTTTTGCCGAATCATTTTCAATTACATAAAGACCGGAGTCGTACTCTGAAAAGTATAATTGATTTTTAAATACAAATGCACCTGAAATTGTTTTGTTTCTATTGAAGTATTCAATTTTCGGTTTCTTATAATTTTTAGGTGTAATACTTGCAATTTTGTGGTTACTTACGAACCAAACTTTATTTTTTTCTGTTATTATTTGTTTAAAGTTTTCATTTTCCTCTTTATTTTCTGAAATTGATTCATAAATATAATCTCCTTTTTTATCTTTTCTTACAATGCCGAAGCCTTTTCTTTCTGCAATATAAAATTGATCAAGTTGAATATCTTTTTTAATTAGGTTAGGATGTGTTTCAAAATAAAGCATTTCTTCTGTCATTCCGTCAAAGAAAATTACACCTTTACTTGTTAAAAAAAGCATTATTCCGGAAGCATCTTGGCTTATTGATTTTACTTTTTGATGTTTTGATAAATTGAAGTTTGTTATAAAACTATGACCGTCGGGCAATTTGTTTATAACTGTATCTGTTTTGTTTTTATTATAAATTTGATGAATGTTCCTGATTTTTTTTTTTTCCTTAATA is a genomic window containing:
- a CDS encoding SpoIIE family protein phosphatase, encoding MKNFFSYSLILFFSSLFFISGIKEKKKIRNIHQIYNKNKTDTVINKLPDGHSFITNFNLSKHQKVKSISQDASGIMLFLTSKGVIFFDGMTEEMLYFETHPNLIKKDIQLDQFYIAERKGFGIVRKDKKGDYIYESISENKEENENFKQIITEKNKVWFVSNHKIASITPKNYKKPKIEYFNRNKTISGAFVFKNQLYFSEYDSGLYVIENDSAKLITNDTLFSNYKIIFNIPDKESIILGLENNKLYTFNGKTYKIFKASSDDYINESIITGGSRYTNDIIVVTTLNGGAILIDKNTGKTTHTINYRTGLPDDEIYASYSDRTNGLWLSHDYGISRVAFDIPVTNYSFYPGLQGKINYVKVFDSTLYVATGEGLFRLSQIKNYDEVEVATKKWIKSKTKTANNNYITENIITEESSFSPEENDTETDEEGFFNRWKKRRKKKNKEEESNIDESFEDTEENTDTHSTKNNNKPEKESYKTIYKAVTEYKKIYELHSVKYSYKKVEGINSKCKHLKSFSKGLLASTNSGLFFIQNNEIKTLIADAYIYNISGSVKDKVLYSATSKGLFKIYNSGKNISAEKITGAFINNKNFQKVFKVNDTIVWLSSLNDLFLTKIKGKEVMSGQQFKIETDQSEKLNIIKENNKIIFLASGNAYYYNEELKDVIEHSDYYQLLKKSNNIFNLTDTSILITKNNTVLKSINTEINNNYLKYAWLIDNIKSINFDEEENIWIVSRQNSIYKINNKETYQNKKFNIYIKNITDNKGNAYKNFEMLELESDYKNITVQLLSPYFLKKDFVKYFYAIDSENSDDFINFSSSQIAIPELSPGKHTIHFKAINDLNETSEVLILHVDINPPLWQTNIFIIGVFTIVLILISVIISVFYRRKQRKIKQYNEILELKVKERTAEIEKQNLQIQNQNTEIYEQYQKINTQNEEITGSIRYAGKIQRAALPNTEIQKKYLSGHFILYKPRDIVSGDFYWMTEAQNKLFIAAVDCTGHGVPGGFLSMLGISFLNEIVIDLNKKKKYIRAADILNILRDKIISTLSQQGDEITRDGMDIALAVIDKEKKLLNFAGANNPAYIIRDRQLTKIDADRMPVGYNKKLNDIKFKDKFVKILKDDIIYLFSDGYADQFGGSNGKKFNARRFRELLLHVQKYPMEKQKEIAGNVLKKWQQGHQQIDDILLIGIKI